The following coding sequences lie in one Mycobacterium sp. Z3061 genomic window:
- a CDS encoding PE family protein: MTFLVAAPDVVAHAAGQLANVGSLLSEASSAAAGPTTALAAAGADEISAAIAELFSAHAQTYQAVNAQAALFHQQFVQSIAGAGASYAAAEALNASPLQAIEQGVLGVVNAPTQLLLGRPLIGDGANATTPGGAGGAGGLLWGNGGNGAAGAAGTGQAGGAGGAAGLIGNGGAGGAGGSGNTGPVGGVGGAGGAGGAGGWLYGNGGSGGIGGGGGLGATQSGNGGAGGFGGAAGLWGTGGAGGAGGAGVNGHNGVNPSPIFGAPAGTGSPGSPGQPSNVVLNPLSTGGTGGNGIDGTVPGQGGGTGGIGGVGGIGGGGAPGGTGGLGGDGGTTLFRSLGATGGAGGAGGGGAVGTNGGGGGNGGTGGNGGAGAAGGAGGNGGAGNQTGGIGGKGGTGGNGGDGGTGGIGAAGGNGGTGGAGGSHANDGIGQLTTQGGNGGNGGDGGAGGTGASGTSGSSGGAGGSGGRGGWLFGNGGSGGGGGIGGFGGNGDVGGHGGNGGNGGALGTGSTTNGIAGAGGDAGDGGRGGDAGNGGNGGAGGNAGAGGLFGSAGIGGLGGAGGVHGTAGNGGSAGLAGSGSTPGNAGQSLGPGSSGTSGTDGANGR, encoded by the coding sequence ATGACATTCTTGGTTGCCGCACCGGATGTGGTGGCGCACGCCGCCGGGCAATTGGCGAATGTCGGTTCGCTGCTGAGCGAGGCCAGCAGCGCCGCCGCCGGCCCCACAACTGCCCTGGCAGCGGCCGGCGCCGACGAGATTTCAGCGGCGATAGCCGAGCTGTTCTCCGCGCACGCCCAGACCTACCAGGCGGTCAATGCCCAGGCAGCTCTGTTCCACCAGCAGTTCGTACAGTCCATCGCGGGTGCCGGCGCGTCATACGCGGCCGCGGAAGCGTTGAACGCGTCGCCATTACAGGCGATCGAGCAGGGCGTGCTGGGTGTCGTCAACGCCCCTACCCAACTGCTCTTGGGTCGCCCTCTGATCGGTGACGGCGCCAACGCAACCACCCCGGGCGGTGCGGGAGGGGCCGGCGGCCTGCTGTGGGGGAACGGTGGTAACGGTGCCGCGGGCGCGGCGGGCACCGGACAGGCGGGCGGGGCGGGCGGCGCCGCGGGATTGATCGGTAACGGCGGCGCCGGCGGGGCCGGTGGATCGGGCAACACCGGCCCGGTCGGCGGCGTCGGCGGCGCGGGCGGCGCCGGAGGTGCCGGAGGCTGGCTGTACGGCAATGGTGGCAGCGGCGGTATCGGCGGAGGCGGCGGTCTCGGCGCCACCCAGAGCGGCAACGGCGGTGCCGGCGGCTTCGGCGGCGCAGCCGGGTTGTGGGGTACCGGCGGCGCAGGCGGGGCCGGCGGTGCCGGAGTGAACGGTCACAACGGTGTCAACCCGAGTCCCATCTTTGGCGCCCCCGCTGGCACCGGTAGCCCCGGTAGCCCAGGTCAGCCCTCAAACGTGGTCCTGAACCCGTTGAGCACCGGAGGAACCGGTGGCAACGGCATCGATGGCACCGTGCCGGGGCAAGGTGGCGGCACGGGTGGCATCGGCGGCGTCGGCGGCATCGGCGGCGGCGGCGCACCAGGCGGCACCGGCGGCCTCGGCGGGGACGGCGGCACGACGCTCTTCCGATCTCTCGGTGCGACCGGTGGCGCGGGCGGCGCGGGCGGCGGCGGCGCTGTCGGAACCAATGGCGGAGGCGGGGGTAACGGCGGTACGGGCGGCAACGGCGGGGCGGGCGCGGCGGGTGGCGCCGGCGGCAACGGGGGTGCCGGCAACCAAACCGGCGGGATCGGCGGCAAAGGCGGCACCGGCGGCAACGGCGGTGACGGTGGCACCGGTGGGATCGGCGCGGCGGGTGGTAACGGTGGCACCGGCGGCGCGGGCGGCAGCCATGCAAACGACGGCATCGGCCAGCTCACCACCCAGGGCGGTAACGGTGGCAACGGAGGGGACGGAGGTGCCGGCGGCACCGGCGCCTCGGGCACCAGCGGCTCCAGCGGTGGCGCCGGGGGTAGCGGGGGCCGTGGTGGATGGTTGTTCGGCAATGGTGGCAGCGGCGGCGGCGGCGGTATCGGCGGGTTCGGTGGGAACGGCGACGTCGGTGGCCACGGCGGCAACGGCGGCAACGGCGGAGCCCTGGGAACCGGATCTACCACGAACGGCATCGCAGGCGCGGGTGGTGACGCCGGTGATGGTGGTCGAGGCGGCGACGCGGGTAACGGAGGCAACGGCGGCGCCGGCGGCAACGCCGGGGCCGGCGGATTGTTCGGTTCAGCGGGTATCGGCGGCCTCGGTGGTGCCGGGGGCGTCCACGGGACTGCCGGCAACGGCGGCAGTGCGGGTCTGGCCGGCTCGGGCAGCACGCCCGGTAATGCTGGGCAGTCGCTGGGCCCCGGATCTAGTGGCACCAGCGGAACCGACGGAGCGAACGGCCGGTAG
- a CDS encoding methyltransferase — protein sequence MPVPDKLPPARVVRALEVVRDRLARLHQRMVPAPAAMLEIILDAWAAQAVAAAAELGIADALAGGPLTADELAAAVGADADALSRLLRALIGRGVFRRRRDGRYELNPLAEALRSDAEVSLAGMARFVGAPQQREHWSALADAVRSGRSVVPGLRGKPFFEYLAGEPELAKIFNQAMTGTSDLSIAPLVAAYDFSGFSTIVDVGGGHGRLLAAILNSAPRAHGILFDQPQVVAGAPAELREHHVDDRVRIVEGSFFEDDLPVGGDAYVLKNIIHDWPDDDAVRILTKVRQAAAPGSHVLLLEQVIADNERDIPAKWIDLEMLVMVDGRERTESEYGRLLQRAGFRMTRVVQTASPFGIVEARAV from the coding sequence ATGCCTGTGCCTGACAAACTGCCGCCCGCCCGCGTCGTTCGAGCGCTCGAAGTGGTCCGCGACCGCCTGGCCCGACTGCACCAGCGGATGGTGCCGGCGCCGGCGGCGATGTTGGAGATCATTCTGGACGCCTGGGCAGCTCAGGCGGTCGCAGCCGCGGCCGAACTCGGCATTGCGGACGCTCTTGCCGGCGGGCCGTTGACCGCCGACGAGCTGGCCGCGGCCGTCGGCGCCGACGCGGACGCACTCAGCCGGTTGCTTCGGGCTCTGATCGGACGCGGCGTCTTCCGCAGGCGCCGCGACGGTCGCTACGAATTGAACCCGCTGGCAGAGGCGTTGCGCAGCGACGCCGAAGTGTCATTGGCCGGGATGGCCCGGTTCGTGGGCGCTCCGCAGCAGCGTGAGCATTGGAGTGCACTGGCCGACGCCGTCCGCAGCGGGCGCTCCGTTGTCCCCGGACTGCGGGGCAAGCCGTTCTTCGAGTACCTGGCCGGCGAACCGGAGCTCGCAAAGATCTTCAACCAGGCCATGACCGGCACGTCCGACCTCTCGATCGCGCCGCTGGTCGCGGCCTACGACTTCAGCGGCTTCTCGACCATCGTCGACGTCGGCGGCGGCCATGGCCGGCTGCTGGCCGCGATCCTGAATTCGGCGCCCCGCGCGCACGGCATCCTGTTCGACCAGCCCCAGGTGGTCGCCGGGGCGCCGGCCGAACTCCGCGAACATCATGTCGATGACCGGGTGCGCATCGTCGAAGGCTCCTTCTTCGAGGATGACCTGCCCGTCGGCGGCGACGCGTATGTGCTGAAGAACATCATCCACGACTGGCCCGACGACGACGCGGTCCGCATCCTCACCAAGGTGCGCCAGGCGGCCGCGCCGGGCAGCCATGTCCTGCTTCTGGAGCAGGTTATCGCCGACAACGAGCGCGACATCCCGGCCAAGTGGATCGACCTGGAAATGTTGGTGATGGTCGATGGCCGTGAGCGAACCGAGTCCGAGTACGGCCGGTTGTTGCAGCGCGCCGGCTTTCGGATGACACGAGTGGTTCAGACGGCGTCGCCCTTCGGCATCGTGGAGGCCCGGGCCGTCTGA
- a CDS encoding PPE domain-containing protein, producing the protein MSFLTLPPEINSARILAGAGSAPLLSVAAGWSGLAAELGSASSFFESVTSGLVDGYWQGPASVAMRSAATPYAAWLSAAGAAAEQAASQARTVVSVYEAARSMIVHPAVISGNRNSFVSLVLSNIFGQNAPAIAAAEAVYEEFWAQDIAAMLSYHGGASAAAAALTPFTKLPLGQLAGAGGVLSAAVSQLSGLAGAGGTNVKAVVASLSSGNLGGLKLGSLLGGFNLGGVLGGLRLGTGNFVNLNLHNLGGFGTGATAAAAHWGRHSFGSWGHFGGSTLQPLVTGLPTGGLGSVLSSGVLSSVIGTGGLSGLLSSPVVSGLLSSPAVSSLLSGRSLSSLLSSKSVSSLLSSLNLSTGDVSGALTQLGVGTGGPSAAAALSTPWGNFSLNQITNYVNSHGGLQAVLTSLSNSSAFTAWVDSGALASQLSGSGVSTLLSSPAVSAVLSSPAVGAVLSSPLVSTLLSSPSVGSVLSSPALSGLFSNPTVSGLLSGVHLSNGSSLGNLLTQLGVGGTGGAGAAAATLSTPWGNFSLNQITSYVNSHGGVQSVLSSLSSSPVFNAWVSSEAFVSQFSTPAVSDLLSSPAVSTLLNSPTVSAVLSSPAVSTLLSSPSVSSLLSSGHLGGLLSSPAISSVLSGTGLSAKLNSLLSINHGTAEAIAADVFGNTGTGNIGFGNTGDNNVGFFNTGNGNVGIGNSGVDLRGILNEGVGNSGLFNTGSYNTGIGNSGTANTGLFNPGNFNTGIGNRGSYNTGSFNEGSFNSGDFNGGDTNTGWFNTGDLNTGIGNSGDINTGIGNSGNMNFGMFVRGDAQGLTGLSYSVRIDQIPVDFGMRVPLNLTVSGGTFDITTQPFTVPQFPTTISGGGINGTFGPINVPVITVSGPQLSLVIGGPGYTLFGGITGTVGPIDIAFSLPVGPGVGNTTATPSSGFFNSGSGGSSGFFNTGAGSSGWQNMGLGASGMANVGDLTSGMRNLGNSISGWFNASSLQASQAAVISGFGNVGSEVSGFFHNAVTDFTTVSIGLGNQGGLNVGGGNIGELNFGLGNVGGFNFGGGNLGDYNFGFGDLGSNNFGFGNLGDGNIGFGNSGSGNIGFGNTGSGNIGFGNWGNGNSGLANWGDNNSGIGLLGSGNVGFGGLNAGSGNIGLFNSGNNNVGFFNSGTGNTGIGNAGDYNTGIGNTSIGNTGIGNTGSYNTGFGNTGSNNTGSFNAGSFNTGDANPGDRNTGSFNGGSINTGFANSGDLNTGSFNTGSMNTGSFQLADGQQGTTIPIKLPAIPIDLVAGANVAIPVTGFIHPITIQPIPTFGIPLNVNVTVLITINVSGTLQSPAISPIVVNPIVFNDLMVGANLLIPFNMNLLGQFDLSLPAMLGVGNSSVSSGYFNGNSSGTSGFFNSSDLSSGFANANGALTSGWYNSGSLLSGFQNLGDAISGFANTSTVNGAAFMSGVGNIGSQVSGFWNGQMSVLQQALAALSPLQASLVTTTT; encoded by the coding sequence GTGAGCTTTCTGACTTTGCCACCCGAGATCAATTCAGCGCGGATTCTTGCCGGCGCCGGGTCGGCGCCGTTGCTGAGTGTGGCGGCGGGCTGGTCTGGGTTGGCCGCCGAGTTGGGTTCGGCGTCATCCTTTTTCGAGTCGGTGACTTCCGGACTCGTTGATGGGTACTGGCAGGGCCCGGCGTCGGTGGCGATGAGGTCGGCGGCGACGCCGTATGCGGCGTGGTTGAGTGCGGCGGGTGCGGCGGCCGAGCAGGCGGCCTCGCAGGCCCGGACCGTGGTCTCGGTGTATGAGGCGGCGCGGTCGATGATCGTGCATCCGGCGGTCATCTCGGGCAACCGGAATTCGTTCGTGTCGCTGGTGTTGTCGAACATCTTCGGACAGAACGCGCCGGCGATCGCGGCGGCGGAGGCTGTGTACGAGGAGTTCTGGGCTCAGGACATCGCGGCGATGCTGAGCTATCACGGCGGCGCGTCGGCGGCGGCTGCGGCGCTGACACCGTTCACCAAATTGCCGTTGGGTCAGTTGGCCGGTGCGGGTGGTGTGCTCAGTGCGGCGGTTTCGCAGCTGTCCGGCTTGGCCGGTGCCGGCGGCACCAACGTCAAGGCCGTAGTGGCAAGCCTGAGTTCGGGGAATCTGGGTGGGCTGAAGCTGGGTAGCCTGCTGGGTGGTTTCAACCTGGGCGGCGTGCTGGGTGGTTTGCGTCTGGGTACCGGGAACTTCGTCAACCTGAACCTGCACAACCTGGGTGGTTTCGGCACCGGGGCCACGGCGGCCGCGGCGCACTGGGGTCGTCACAGCTTCGGGTCGTGGGGTCATTTCGGCGGCTCGACCCTGCAGCCGCTGGTGACGGGTCTGCCGACCGGTGGCCTGGGTAGCGTGCTGAGTAGCGGCGTCTTGAGCAGCGTGATCGGCACTGGCGGCCTGAGCGGCTTATTGAGCAGTCCGGTGGTGAGCGGCTTGTTGAGCAGCCCGGCGGTGAGCAGCTTGTTGAGCGGTAGGAGCTTGAGCAGCCTGCTGAGTAGCAAATCGGTGAGCAGTCTGCTGTCCAGCCTGAACCTGAGCACTGGCGATGTGAGTGGTGCGCTGACTCAGTTGGGTGTGGGTACGGGTGGACCGAGTGCGGCGGCGGCGTTGTCGACTCCGTGGGGCAATTTCTCGTTGAACCAGATCACCAATTACGTGAATTCTCACGGTGGTCTGCAGGCCGTGTTGACCAGCTTGTCGAATTCGTCGGCATTTACCGCGTGGGTGGATTCTGGTGCGTTGGCCAGCCAGTTGAGCGGCTCTGGGGTGAGCACTCTGCTGAGCAGCCCTGCGGTGAGCGCGGTGTTGAGCAGCCCGGCGGTGGGTGCGGTGTTGAGCAGCCCGTTGGTGAGCACGCTGTTGAGCAGTCCGTCGGTGGGCAGCGTGTTGAGCAGTCCGGCGTTGAGTGGGTTGTTCAGCAACCCGACGGTCAGTGGGCTGCTCAGTGGTGTGCACCTGAGCAACGGCAGCAGCCTGGGTAACCTGTTGACCCAGTTGGGGGTGGGGGGTACGGGCGGTGCGGGTGCGGCCGCGGCGACGTTGTCGACGCCGTGGGGCAACTTCTCGCTGAATCAGATCACCAGTTACGTCAACTCTCATGGTGGCGTGCAGAGCGTGCTGAGCAGCTTGTCGAGTTCGCCGGTGTTTAACGCCTGGGTGAGCTCGGAGGCGTTCGTCAGCCAGTTCAGCACTCCGGCGGTCAGTGATCTGTTGAGCAGCCCGGCGGTGAGCACGTTGCTGAACAGCCCGACGGTGAGCGCCGTGTTGAGCAGCCCGGCGGTCAGCACGTTGCTGAGTAGCCCGTCGGTGAGCAGCCTGCTGAGTTCGGGGCATCTGGGCGGCCTGTTGAGCAGCCCGGCGATTAGTAGCGTGCTCAGTGGGACGGGTTTGTCGGCCAAGCTGAACAGTCTGCTGAGCATTAACCACGGCACGGCCGAAGCGATCGCCGCCGATGTCTTCGGTAATACCGGTACCGGCAATATCGGGTTCGGTAATACCGGGGATAACAACGTCGGGTTCTTCAACACCGGTAACGGCAACGTTGGTATCGGTAACTCCGGTGTTGATCTGCGCGGCATTTTGAATGAAGGGGTGGGCAACTCCGGGTTGTTCAACACCGGTAGCTACAACACCGGTATCGGTAACTCCGGCACCGCTAACACCGGTCTGTTCAATCCGGGGAACTTCAATACCGGTATCGGTAACCGGGGCAGCTACAACACCGGAAGCTTCAACGAGGGCAGTTTCAACAGCGGTGACTTCAACGGTGGTGACACCAATACCGGCTGGTTCAATACCGGCGACCTCAACACCGGTATCGGTAACTCCGGGGACATCAATACCGGGATCGGCAACTCCGGCAACATGAACTTCGGGATGTTCGTGCGCGGCGACGCCCAAGGCCTGACCGGGCTTTCCTACTCGGTGCGCATCGACCAGATTCCCGTGGACTTCGGCATGCGGGTCCCGTTGAATCTGACGGTGTCCGGTGGCACATTCGACATCACCACGCAGCCGTTCACCGTCCCCCAGTTCCCTACCACTATCAGCGGCGGCGGCATCAACGGCACCTTCGGTCCCATCAACGTTCCGGTTATCACGGTCAGCGGGCCACAGCTCAGCTTGGTCATCGGCGGCCCGGGATACACGCTGTTCGGCGGCATCACCGGCACCGTCGGCCCGATCGACATAGCGTTCTCGCTCCCGGTGGGCCCGGGCGTCGGCAACACGACGGCGACCCCGTCGTCGGGGTTCTTCAACAGCGGCTCGGGCGGTTCCTCGGGCTTCTTCAACACCGGCGCGGGCAGTTCCGGGTGGCAGAACATGGGACTGGGTGCCTCGGGTATGGCCAACGTGGGCGACCTGACGTCGGGCATGCGCAACCTGGGCAACAGCATCTCGGGCTGGTTCAACGCGAGCTCGTTGCAGGCGTCGCAGGCCGCGGTCATCTCTGGCTTCGGCAACGTCGGCAGCGAGGTCTCCGGGTTCTTCCACAACGCGGTGACCGACTTCACCACCGTGAGCATCGGGTTGGGCAACCAGGGTGGCCTGAACGTGGGTGGGGGCAACATCGGGGAGTTGAATTTCGGCCTCGGCAATGTGGGCGGCTTCAACTTCGGTGGCGGCAATCTCGGGGACTACAACTTCGGGTTCGGTGACCTGGGTAGCAACAACTTCGGGTTCGGCAACCTGGGCGACGGCAACATCGGTTTCGGCAACTCCGGCAGCGGCAACATCGGCTTCGGTAACACCGGCAGCGGCAACATCGGTTTCGGTAACTGGGGTAACGGCAACAGCGGTTTGGCTAACTGGGGTGACAACAACTCCGGTATCGGGTTGCTCGGCAGCGGCAACGTCGGCTTCGGCGGCTTGAACGCCGGTAGCGGCAACATCGGTCTGTTCAACTCCGGAAACAACAACGTCGGCTTCTTCAACTCCGGCACCGGTAACACCGGTATCGGCAACGCCGGTGACTACAACACCGGCATCGGTAACACCAGCATCGGCAACACCGGTATCGGCAACACCGGCAGCTACAACACCGGCTTCGGCAACACCGGCAGCAACAACACGGGAAGCTTCAACGCCGGCAGCTTCAACACCGGTGACGCCAACCCCGGCGATCGGAACACCGGAAGCTTCAACGGCGGCAGCATCAACACCGGCTTCGCCAACTCGGGCGACCTCAACACCGGTTCCTTCAACACCGGCAGCATGAACACCGGGTCCTTCCAACTGGCCGACGGCCAGCAGGGTACGACCATCCCGATCAAACTCCCGGCGATTCCGATCGACCTGGTGGCAGGTGCCAACGTGGCGATCCCGGTCACCGGCTTCATCCACCCGATCACCATCCAGCCGATCCCAACGTTCGGCATCCCGCTCAACGTGAACGTAACCGTTCTTATCACCATCAATGTCAGTGGAACCCTGCAGTCCCCGGCGATATCCCCCATCGTCGTCAACCCGATCGTTTTCAATGACCTCATGGTCGGGGCGAACCTCCTCATCCCCTTCAATATGAACCTCCTCGGCCAGTTCGACCTCTCCTTGCCGGCGATGCTCGGTGTCGGGAACTCCTCGGTGTCGTCGGGTTACTTCAACGGGAATTCCAGCGGCACTTCCGGTTTCTTCAACTCCAGCGATCTGAGTTCGGGCTTCGCCAACGCCAACGGGGCCCTGACCTCGGGCTGGTACAACTCCGGTTCGCTGCTGTCGGGCTTCCAGAACCTGGGCGACGCCATCTCGGGCTTCGCCAACACCAGCACCGTCAACGGTGCGGCGTTCATGTCCGGCGTCGGCAACATCGGCAGCCAGGTCTCCGGCTTCTGGAACGGCCAGATGAGTGTGCTGCAGCAGGCCCTGGCGGCCCTCTCACCGCTGCAGGCCAGTCTCGTCACCACCACCACGTAG